Proteins co-encoded in one Erinaceus europaeus chromosome 2, mEriEur2.1, whole genome shotgun sequence genomic window:
- the PIEZO1 gene encoding piezo-type mechanosensitive ion channel component 1 isoform X3, translating into MEPHVLGAVLYWLLLPLALLAACLFRFNALSLVYLLFLLLLPWCPGPSQHSLRGHTGRLLRALLGFSLLFLAAHLAFQICLHTIPYLDQLLEPNCSSWEILSRHVGITRLDLKDIPNAIQLVAPDLGILVVSSVCLGLCKRFIRSQQNQHTQEPHDDERDLNTQHPVGLCDTPALTMKRKSRLAARFRITAHWLLVAAGRTLAITLLALAGIAHPSAFSSLYFLVFLAICTWWACHFPFSTLGFSTLGIMVGCFSTSHLICLYCYQTYFAQTLLPPTSIWARVFGLKDLVIPANCSSPNILVLNTQHDWPIYVSPGILLLLSYSLASLLKLRSPTGQRKEAAGGEEEREVELTELDQWPQGHPGAADKERATQLTTPTPVEADNCIVHDLMGHSPIRQRALHPRLTEPRETSPLHGLGHLIMSQGYVCALTAMMVWSITYHSWLTFVLLLWACVIWTVRSRHQLAMLCSPFILLYGLALCGLRYVWAMDLQPELPTSLGPVSLRQLGLEHTRYPCLDLGAMLLYTLTFWLLLRQFVKEKLLRKTKAPATLSEVTVSDTEPTRTRTLLHSLGELVTGVYIKYWIYVCAGMFIVVSFAGRLVVYKIVYMFLFLLCLTLFQVYYSLWRKLLKVFWWLVVAYTMLVLIAVYTFQFQDFPAYWRNLTGFTDQQLEDLGLEQFSVSELFSSILIPGFFLLACILQLHYFHQPFMRLTDLEHVPPPRPSRWAYRQDGVMRTPLLQQEEEEEPPGDDSPAQATDGKGAAWDEAPGPSITSLGLPSEPLLLGREDHRPGKPACLTPTAPLHLVTANKWGLVAERLLDLAASFSDVLTRLQVFVRRLLELHVFKLVALYTVWVALKEVSVMNLLLVVLWAFATPYPRFRHMASCLSTVWTCIIIVCKMLYQLKIVSPHEYSSNCTEPFPNSTNLQKAEINQSVLYRGPVDPANWFGVRKGYPNLGYIQNHLQILLLLVFEAIVYRRQEHHRRQHQQTPLPAQAVCAEGTRQKLDQDLLSCFKYFVNFFFYKFGLEICFLMAVNVIGQRMNFMVILHGCWLVAILTRRRRAAIARLWPNYCLFLTLFLLYQYLLCLGIPPALCIDYPWRWSQAIPMNSALIKWLYLPDFFRAPNSTNLISDFLLLLCASQQWQVFSVECKEEWQHMAGINTDQLEPLRGEPNPVPNFIHCRSYLDMLKVAVFRYLFWLVLVVVFITGSTRISIFGLGYLLACFYLLLFGTALLQKGTRARLVLWDCLILYNVTVIISKNMLSLLSCVFVEQMQSNFCWVIQLFSLVCTVKGYYNPKEMLSRDKDCLLPVEEAGVLWDSVCFLFLLLQRRIFLSYYFLHVRAELQASALQASRGFALYNAANLKSINQHRKAEEKSLAQLKRQMERIRAKQEKHKQSPAGQHHTLGGPQDPSQEPGSSSSSPQRQWWRPWMDHATVIHSGDYFLFESDSEEEEEEAQPEDPRSSTQSAFQMAYQAWVTNAQMVLRQQQEEQAQQEQQEQQEQAGQQPTGSLSEELEPTEDEVTGHSHTMQRVLSTMQFLWVLGQALVDGLTSWLLTFTRHHRAISDVLRAERYVLAEKLLREEEVHWDVLDQLYGYEPEAREAPSTASSSLLSTRSSSEEMVPEPGPPLPSSRELQTSVRTRTRTASELLLDRHLRIPELDEAERFSKEQGRALRLLQAMYQCVAAHSELLCYFIIILNHMVTASAASLVLPVLVFLWAMLSIPRPSKRFWMTAIVFTEVTVVTKYLFQFGFFPWNSHSVLRRYENKPYFPPRILGLEKTDGYIKYDLVQLMALFFHRSQLLSYGLWDHEEKDPLSKERDRTSSEKGALLGAQTELSTGPQEDPEVAEVLSVDDIQADTMAKGREEPSPGAGDTKRISLRFRRKGHPTPRGPATEAEEEEEETEDSGREKQRIRPKDRVRAAGLWLQGFCLSLAQGIYQPLQHFFHDILHTKYRAATDVYALMFLADVVDFIIIMFGFWAFGKHSAATDITSSLSDNQVPEAFLVMLLIQFGTMVVDRALYLRKTVLGKLAFQVVLVLAIHFWMFFILPAVTERMFSQNAVAQLWYFVKCIYFALSAYQIRCGYPTRILGNFLTKKYNYLNLFLFQGFRLVPFLVELRAVMDWVWTDTTLSLSNWMCVEDIYANIFIIKCSIETEKKYPQPKGQKKKKIVKYGMGGLIILFLVSIVWFPLLFMSLVRSVVGVVNQPIDVTVTLKLGGYEPLFTMSAQQPSIVPFTQQDYEELSHQFDPHPLAMQFISQYSPDDIVTAHIEGNSGALWRISPPSRDQMKRELYNGTADITLRFTWNFQRDLAKGGTVEYTNEKHTLDLAPNSTERRQLASLLEGTSDQSVVITNLFPKYIRAPNGPEANPVKQLQPNEEADYLGVRIQLRRERVGSGASGFLEWWVIELQDCQTDCNLLPMVIFSDKVSPPSLGFLASYGIMGLYVSIVLVIGKFVRDFFSDISHSIMFEELPCVDRILKLCQDIFLVRETRELELEEELYAKLIFLYRSPETMIKWTREKE; encoded by the exons GCCACACTGGCCGGCTGCTTCGAGCCCTGTTGGGCTTCAGCCTCCTCTTCCTGGCGGCTCACCTGGCCTTCCAGATATGCCTGCATACCATACCCTACTTGGATCAGCTGCTGGAACCCAACT GCAGCTCCTGGGAGATCCTCTCTCGACATGTGGGTATCACGAG GCTGGACCTGAAGGACATCCCCAATGCTATCCAGCTGGTGGCACCTGACCTGGGCATCCTGGTGGTGTCATCCGTGTGCCTCGGTCTCTGCAAACGTTTCATAAGATCTCAGCAGAACCAACACACCCAAGAGCCG CATGATGATGAGAGGGACTTGAATACACAACACCCAGTGGGGCTGTGCGATACCCCTGCACTGACCATGAAGCGGAAGTCTCGACTGGCTGCCCGCTTCCGGATCACTGCTCATTGGCTGCTGGTGGCTGCTGGGCGCACCCTGGCCATCACACTGCTGGCCCTGGCAG GCATCGCCCATCCCTCAGCCTTCTCCAGTCTCTACTTCCTGGTTTTCTTGGCTATCTGCACCTGGTGGGCCTGCCACTTTCCCTTCAGCACCCTGGGCTTTAGCACTCTGGGCATCATGGTGGGCTGCTTCAGTACCAGCCATCTTATCTGCCTCTACTGCTACCAGACGTACTTTGCGCAGACCCTGCTACCCCCCACCAGCATCTGGGCCAG GGTATTTGGTCTCAAGGATTTAGTGATCCCCGCAAACTGCTCCAGCCCCAACATACTGGTACTCAACACACAGCATGACTGGCCTATCTATGTGAGCCCTGGGATCCTGCTGTTGCTCAGCTACAGCCTGgcctccctcctgaagctgcgctCACCCACTGGCCAG AGGAAGGAGGCTGCTGGGGGCGAGGAGGAGCGGGAGGTGGAGTTGACCGAGCTGGACCAGTGGCCACAGGGCCATCCAGGGGCTGCTGACAAGGAAAGGGCCACCCAG CTCACGACACCCACACCCGTGGAGGCTGACAACTGCATCGTTCATGACCTGATGGGCCACAGCCCAATTCGGCAGCGTGCCT TGCACCCCCGGCTGACTGAGCCCAGAGAGACATCTCCACTGCACGGCCTGGGCCACCTCATCATGAGCCAGGGCTACGTGTGCGCCCTCACCGCCATGATG gtgtggagcatcACCTACCATAGCTGGCTGACCTTCGTGCTGCTGCTCTGGGCCTGTGTCATCTGGACAGTCCGTAGCCGTCACCAGCTGGCTATGCTCTGCTCGCCCTTCATCCTACTGTACGGGCTGGCACTATGTGGCCTGCGCTACGTGTGGGCCATGGACCTGCAGCCCGAGCTGCCCACCTCACTGGGTCCCGTCAGCCTGCGGCAGCTGGGTCTAGAACACACACGCTACCCGTGCCTGGACCTGGGTGCCATG CTGCTGTACACCCTGACCTTCTGGCTGCTGCTGCGCCAGTTCGTGAAGGAGAAGCTGCTGAGGAAGACCAAGGCCCCCGCCACACTGAGCGAGGTGACTGTGAGTGACACAG AAcccacacgcacgcgcacactgCTGCACAGCCTGGGGGAACTGGTGACAGGCGTGTACATCAAGTACTGGATCTATGTGTGCGCCGGCATGTTCATTGTGGTCAGCTTCGCCGGCCGCCTGGTTGTCTACAAGATTGTCTACATGTTCCTCTTCCTGCTCTGCCTCACCCTCTTCCAG GTCTACTACAGCCTGTGGCGGAAGCTGCTGAAGGTGTTCTGGTGGTTGGTGGTGGCCTACACCATGCTGGTGCTCATTGCCGTCTACACCTTCCAGTTCCAGGACTTCCCCGCCTACTGGCGCAACCTCACTGGCTTCACTGACCAGCA GCTGGAGGACCTAGGCCTGGAGCAGTTCAGCGTGTCCGAGCTCTTCTCCAGCATCCTCATCCCCGGCTTCTTCCTACTGGCCTGCATTCTGCAGCTGCACTACTTCCACCAGCCCTTCATGCGGCTCACCGACCTGGAGCACGTGCCGCCACCCCGGCCATCGCGCTGGGCCTATAG GCAGGATGGGGTGATGAGGACCCCGCTGCTGcagcaggaagaggaagaggagcccCCCGGGGATGACAGCCCTGCCCAGGCCACAGATGGTAAGGGGGCAGCATGGGATGAAGCTCCAGGGCCCAGCATAACTTCCCTTGGCCTCCCTTCTGAGCCTCTTCTGCTTGGGAGAGAGGACCACAGGCCTGGGAAGCCTGCCTGCCTCACTCCCACTGCCCCCCTCCACCTTGTCACAGCCAACAAGTGGGGCCTGGTGGCCGAGCGTCTGCTGGACCTGGCGGCTAGTTTCTCGGACGTCCTCACACGATTGCAGGTGTTTGTGCGGCGCCTACTAGAGCTGCATGTCTTCAAGCTGGTGGCCCTGTACACTGTCTGGGTGGCCCTAAAGGAG GTGTCGGTGATGAACCTCTTACTGGTAGTGCTCTGGGCCTTCGCCACACCCTACCCCCGCTTCCGGCACATGGCGTCCTGCCTGTCCACTGTGTGGACCTGCATCATCATTGTGTGCAAGATGTTGTACCAGCTCAAGATTGTCAGCCCACACGAGTATTCCAGCAACTGCACTGAG CCCTTCCCCAACAGCACTAACCTGCAAAAGGCGGAGATCAACCAGTCTGTGCTGTACCGTGGGCCCGTTGACCCTGCTAACTGGTTTGGGGTGCGGAAGGGCTACCCCAACCTGGGCTACATCCAA AACCACCTGCAGATCCTCCTGCTGCTCGTGTTTGAGGCCATTGTGTACCGGCGCCAGGAACACCACCGGCGGCAGCACCAGCAGACCCCACTGCCCGCTCAGGCCGTGTGTGCCGAGGGCACCCGCCAGAAGCTGGACCAAGACCTGCTCAGCTGCTTCAAGTACTTCGTCAACTTCTTCTTCTACAAGTTTGGGCTAGAG ATCTGCTTCCTGATGGCTGTGAATGTGATTGGGCAGCGCATGAACTTCATGGTCATCCTGCATGGCTGCTGGCTGGTGGCCATCCTCACCCGCCGGCGCCGTGCTGCTATCGCCCGCCTCTGGCCCAACTACTGCCTCTTCCTGACGCTCTTCCTGCTCTACCAGTACCTGCTGTGTCTGGGTATCCCCCCAGCTCTGTGCATTG actACCCATGGCGCTGGAGCCAGGCCATTCCTATGAACTCTGCGCTTATCAAGTGGCTGTACCTGCCCGACTTCTTCAGGGCTCCCAACTCTACAAATCTCATCA GTGACTTCCTCCTGCTGCTCTGCGCCTCCCAGCAGTGGCAGGTCTTCTCTGTCGAGTGCAAGGAGGAGTGGCAACACATGGCTGGAATCAATACAGACCAACTGGAACCACTGCGGGGGGAGCCCAACCCCGTGCCCAACTTCATTCACTGCAG ATCCTACCTCGACATGCTGAAGGTGGCCGTGTTCCGCTACCTCTTCTGgctggtgttggtggtggtgttcatCACGGGGTCCACACGCATCAGCATCTTCGGGCTGGGCTACTTGCTGGCCTGCTTCTACCTGCTGTTGTTCGGCACCGCCCTGCTGCAGAAGGGCACGCGCGCCCGCCTCGTGCTGTGGGACTGCCTCATCCTCTACAACGTCACAGTCATCATCTCCAAGAACATGCTCTCG CTCCTGTCCTGTGTCTTCGTGGAGCAAATGCAGAGCAACTTCTGCTGGGTCATCCAGCTCTTCAGCCTCGTGTGCACTGTCAAGGGTTATTATAACC CCAAGGAGATGCTAAGCCGGGACAAGGACTGTCTGCTGCCCGTGGAGGAGGCTGGTGTCCTGTGGGACAGTGTCTGCTTCCTGTTCCTGCTGCTGCAGCGCCGCATCTTCCTCAGCTACTACTTCCTGCATGTCAGGGCTGAGCTCCAGGCCAGTGCCCTCCAGGCCTCCAG GGGCTTCGCTCTCTATAATGCTGCCAACCTCAAAAGCATCAACCAGCACCGCAAGGCGGAGGAGAAGTCACTGGCCCAATTGAAAAGACA gaTGGAGCGTATTCGTGCCAAGCAAGAGAAGCACAAGCAGAGTCCGGCAGGCCAGCACCATACCCTGGGCGGCCCCCAAGACCCCAGTCAGGAGCCTG GGTCCAGCTCCTCCTCACCACAAAGACAATGGTGGCGGCCCTGGATGGACCACGCCACAG TCATCCATTCTGGAGACTACTTCCTGTTCGAGTCTGAcagtgaggaagaggaggaggaggcccagcCAGAGGACCCCAGGTCATCAACACAGAGTGCCTTCCAG ATGGCGTACCAGGCATGGGTCACCAACGCACAGATGGTGCTGCggcagcagcaggaggagcaggcTCAACAGGAGCAACAGGAGCAACAGGAGCAGGCCGGGCAGCAGCCCACAG GCAGCTTGAGTGAGGAGTTGGAGCCCACGGAGGACGAAGTGACAG GCCACAGCCACACGATGCAGCGTGTGCTGAGCACCATGCAGTTCCTATGGGTGCTGGGCCAGGCGCTGGTGGATGGGCTCACCagctggctcctcaccttcacaCGCCACCACCGTGCCATCAGCGATGTGCTGCGAGCAGAGCGCTATGTGCTGGCTGAGAAGCTGCTCCGG GAAGAAGAGGTACACTGGGATGTGCTGGACCAGCTGTACGGGTATGAGCCTGAGGCCCGAGAAGCACCCAGCACTGCATCCAG CAGCCTCCTGAGCACCCGCAGTAGCAGTGAGGAGATGGTGCCTGAGCCTGGGCCTCCCCTACCCAGTTCCCGGGAGCTACAGACTAGTGTTCGTACCAGAACTCGTACAGCCAGCGAATTGCTCCTGGACAG GCACCTGCGTATACCAGAGCTGGACGAGGCTGAGCGGTTCTCAAAGGAGCAGGGCCGGGCATTGCGGCTGCTGCAGGCCATGTACCAGTGTGTGGCTGCCCACTCAGAACTGCTCTGCTACTTCATCATCATCCTCAACCACATGGTCACTGCCTCAGCTGCCTCACTGGTGCTGCCTGTGCTGGTCTTCCTGTGGGCCATGCTGTCCATCCCACGGCCCAGCAAGCGCTTCTGGATGACCGCCATCGTCTTCACTGAG GTCACCGTGGTCACCAAGTACCTGTTCCAGTTTGGTTTCTTCCCCTGGAACAGCCACAGTGTGTTGCGGCGCTATGAGAACAAGCCCTACTTCCCACCACGCATTCTGGGCCTGGAGAAGACAGACGGTTACATCAAGTACGACCTAGTACAGCTCATGGCGCTCTTCTTCCACCGCTCACAGTTGCTG AGCTATGGCCTCTGGGACCATGAAGAAAAGGACCCGTTATCCAAGGAGCGTGACAGGACCAGTTCAGAGAAAGGGGCTCTGCTAGGGGCCCAAACTGAGTTGTCCACAGGGCCCCAAGAGGACCCAGAGGTGGCTGAGGTCCTCTCTGTAGATGACATTCAGGCAGACACCATGGCCAAGGGCAGGGAAGAGCCCTCCCCAGGGGCTGGTGACACAAAGCGCATCAGTCTGCGCTTTAGGAGGAAGGGGCACCCGACACCCAGAGGACCAGCCACGG aagctgaggaggaggaggaggagacagaagattcagggagagagaagcagaggataCGCCCAAAGGACAGGGTGCGGGCAGCTGGACTCTGGCTGCAGggcttctgcctgtctct GGCCCAGGGCATATACCAGCCTCTGCAGCATTTTTTCCACGACATCCTCCACACCAAGTACCGTGCAGCCACAGATGTGTACGCCCTCATGTTCCTGGCTGATGTGGTCGACTTCATCATCATCATGTTTGGCTTCTGGGCCTTTGGG AAACACTCAGCAGCCACAGACATCACATCCTCACTGTCAGATAATCAGGTGCCGGAGGCCTTCCTGGTGATGCTGCTGATCCAGTTCGGCACCATGGTAGTAGACAGGGCCCTCTACCTGCGCAAGACCGTGCTGGGAAAGCTGGCCTTCCAGGTGGTGCTAGTACTCGCCATCCACTTCTGGATGTTCTTCATTCTACCTGCTGTCACCGAGAG GATGTTCAGCCAGAATGCAGTGGCCCAGCTGTGGTACTTTGTCAAGTGCATCTACTTCGCCCTGTCAGCCTACCAGATCCGCTGTGGCTACCCCACCCGCATCCTTGGCAACTTCCTCACCAAGAAGTACAACTACCTCAACCTCTTCCTCTTCCAGGG GTTCCGTCTTGTGCCATTCCTGGTGGAGCTGCGGGCTGTGATGGACTGGGTGTGGACGGACACCACTCTGTCCCTGTCCAACTGGATGTGTGTGGAGGACATCTATGCCAACATCTTCATCATCAAGTGCAGCATCGAGACAGAAAAG AAATACCCACAGCCCAaagggcaaaagaagaaaaagattgtCAAATATGGCATGGGCGGCCTCATAATACTGTTCCTAGTGTCCATCGTCTGGTTCCCACTGCTCTTCATGTCCCTGGTGCGCTCAGTGGTAGGCGTGGTCAATCAGCCCATTGATGTCACTGTCACGCTTAAGCTGGGCGGCTATGAG CCCCTATTCACCATGAGTGCCCAGCAGCCATCCATTGTGCCATTCACGCAACAGGACTACGAAGAGCTGTCCCATCAATTTGACCCCCACCCA TTGGCCATGCAATTCATCAGCCAGTATAGCCCCGATGACATCGTCACAGCACACATTGAGGGTAACTCTGGGGCACTGTGGCGCATCAGCCCACCCAGCCGGGACCAGATGAAGCGAGAGCTGTACAACGGCACAGCCGACATCACCCTGCGCTTCACTTGGAACTTCCAGAG GGACCTGGCCAAGGGAGGCACTGTGGAGTACACGAACGAGAAGCACACCCTGGACCTGGCCCCCAACAGCACCGAGCGAAGGCAACTTGCCAGTCTGCTGGAGGGCACCTCAGACCAGTCTGT GGTCATTACCAACCTCTTCCCCAAGTACATCCGGGCCCCCAATGGACCTGAAGCCAACCCCGTGAAGCAGCTACAGCCCA ATGAGGAGGCCGACTACCTGGGTGTGCGCATCCAGCTGCGGAGGGAACGTGTGGGCTCAGGGGCCTCTGGCTTCCTCGAGTGGTGGGTCATCGAGCTGCAAGACTGCCAGACTGACTGTAACTTGCTGCCCATGGTC